A stretch of DNA from Erwinia aphidicola:
GACGCACCGTGCGCGACAGCACGATCATTTCGTTCAGCGAAGCCCACGGGGTACCCCGAAGCCCGGCGGCGGCGCTGTTACCGCTCAACATCTTTGCCGCAATTTTTTTACGCAGGCGTTCATTACGAATGCCGTAGGGGGGCTGTTCATCAACGCAACGGCAGCTGCCTATTTTCAGTCGTGCGGCCAACTGCAGTAGCCAGGGGCCGATAATACGTTTTAGCGCTGGGACGCTCCAGCCATCTCCGCGAAAGGTAACGGCATAAACCAGCACACCGTCAACCCGGCTGGGATAGTCAGAGGCGTACTTTAGCGCCAGCAATGCGCCCATTGACAGCCCCGCAACAAACAGCGTACTGACCTGCTGGCGCAAGCGATCCGCACCGTCGATCACGCTCTGATACCAGTCCTGCCAGCGCGTGGCGACCAGGTCTTCAACCGTGCCACAATGCCCGGACAGCTGGAGGGCATAGACAGTAAAACCGGCGCGATTAAACGCTCTCGCTGCGCCGCGCATTTCGGTCGGCGTTCCGGTTAAGCCATGAATCAACAATACCCCCTGGCTGCCCCCGGTTAGCCAATAGTCATATTTCATGAAGATGCCTGCGGGCGAGTGAGCAGAGCCTCAAGATAGGTTTGAGCCTCGCTGAAATCATGGAATGGGGTGAAGGGAAGAGCGGCTCGTTGGCACTCGGCGATCAGGCTGCTTTTGGCCAGCACATGGCTGGCCTTAGCGGCGACGCAGAAATCTGAGCGCCCATCGCCGATCGTCAGTAGATGCTGTCTGGACAGACGCCTGACGAGGGCGCACTTGCAGGTACCGCTGGCCTGGCTGCACAGCGTGTCAGAATAGGGAGAGCTTAACCGCCAGCGCCGCTGCGCAATCTGCTGCAAGCGGTTGGCGAAAATGGGCACCCCGGAAATCCGCTCCCTGCGCAGCAGATACGCGATGGCATAATCCAACCCGTCACTGACAATATAGAGAGGAACATGGTTTAAGCGTGACCAGCGCGCGAAAGCCGCGAAATGAGGATCGAGCTCGATATTATCCAGACAGCTTTCCAGCTGCTGGCGCGATGCATCCAGCAGGGCGACTTGCCCACTCAGACAGGCGAGGGAGCCAATTTCCCCTTGCACCCATCGCTCTTCAAGCTGCTGCCATCCCGGCATACCAAACTGCGCCATCAGCGTGTCAGTCACGTCCTGGCCGCTAATTGTGCCGTCAAAATCGCAAAAAACAGTCCAGCTGGCGTGGCTGCCGGGAGGGATTATTTCGGGAAGCGTCATTGATTTACCCGCAACTTAATTTGATAACTGATTACGCTATATCAGGAGTAAGTTTCCTGATAACTGACCATCTGGCCTGGAGGCCTGGTTTGATGAGGAAAATAACCTCTTCATTTGTCATCCTTAACGCCGTAATTGTCCGCAGCGGTTATTCTTTGGTTTGCAGGGGCAGAGTAAGTCAGCGGATATCAACGGGGGGTAAATCGCGATGAGAGATAATAGGGAGTAGCAGGAAGAGATAAAGAATAATAATGGTGAAAGGCGTTCACCATGAGCCGCTACGGGGTGAGAAAATTTTCAGGTTTTATCAGGATGACGGTAGACAGGTGTGTCATCACCGTAGGTGGCCGGCCAGGTTGAAGAAATTTCCCTAAAATTGATACGTATATCTCGCGCGTTTAGCTGCTTGTGACAAAGCGCGCAGATAGCGCCGTGGGGTTTATCGAATTCATCGCCGGCGGTAGTAAAAATAAACTTACGACACCCGCATCTGCCACACCTTAGCATTATTGACACCTCACCGTTCCCAGTCCCGTGGTTGGTAAGAATTATCTTATCAAAAAAAACGCAGAGATCTATAAATAAAATTAATTGATTTAGTAAAATCCCTTAAATGCATAACTCATTGAATTAAATAATTTAAACTGATTTTTCTCGACATTATAGATTGTTAAATGATAAAAGTTATCAACTGTGATGGCCTTTTGATGATTTCAGTCAATTTTGTTTACATAATGCTTAAAACAAAGTGTAAAGACAGAGCTAAGCTAGTACTGGCGTGATAATCGGAATATGTTTCCTGATAATTGCGAAAATTCCTGGCGTTATAACTCTGCGGGCAGATTCTTTTTTATTCAACCATATCAATAGTTTTGCTCGCTGAGTGAATAAAAATTCATTTTCATCAATCTCTTAATAAGTTAGTGATTAATGGAGTGTTTAGGTGAGTTTGATATAATCATTTCCACAAGCATTGATTATTTTCGGTCGACATTTTTTGACCTTTTCAGGATGCCGTAAGATAGCGCCATCCAGGGAGCTGTGAAATTTAGTATGAAAATCAAAACGATTATATCCCTTTCCGCGCTGGTCGCCGGGGTAGGGCTTCAGGCTGCACAGGCCGCGACTCTGGTAGATGGCATTTCTGATACCTGGCAGGCATTTAGTGATAACGTCAGCGAAACGTGGAACGACCCGCAGACGGTCGATCTCTATGTCCCGGCTATCACATGGCATAACCGCTGGACTTATGACAAAGAGAAAACGGATAAGTACAACGAACGTCCGTGGGGTGCCGGGGGCGGGATCTCCCATTATGATGAAAAGGGTAACTGGAACGGCATCTATCTGATGGCGTTTAAAGACTCCTTCAATAAGTGGGAGCCGATTGGTGGCTATGGCTGGGAGAAAACCTGGCGACCACTGAACGATCGCGATTTTCATCTTGGCCTTGGTTATACCGCCGGGGTGACGATGCGTGACAACTGGAACTATATTCCCATCCCATTAGTGCTGCCATTAGCCTCGGTGGGATATGGACCAGCAACTTTCCAGATGACTTATATTCCGGGTACTTACAATAACGGTAACGTCTATTTCGCCTGGCTGCGCTGGCAGTTTTGATGGCGCCAGGCCTGTCATCAAAATGACATAGGGTAAAAAAAAGTCGATATTTATCACTTTTTCGTCGTCGGCTACTGGACAAAAGCCTTCGCAATTGCTGTACTAACCCTCGACACAGTTTAGTGTCCATTTTTCATGTAAAGGTAATATAGATGTCTAAGATCAAAGGTAGCGTTAAGTGGTTTAATGAGTCCAAGGGATTCGGTTTCATTACTCCTGAAGATGGTAGCAAAGATGTGTTCGTTCACTTCTCTGCCATCCAGAGCAACGGTTTCAAAACTCTGGCAGAAGGTCAGCGCGTAGAGTTCGAAATCACCAACGGCGCCAAAGGCCCATCTGCTGCTAACGTTGCCGCTATTTAAGTTATCAGACAGAATTCTTAAAACCCGCCTGAAGGCGGGTTTTTTTTCGCCTGCAGATCGCTAGCTGAGATACTGTACCAGCCAGACGAGCGTTGCGGCACAGGCCAGAGTGAAGGCAAGTAGTTCGTTTTTACTGCGCGGAAGCCAGTTCATCATTATCCCCTCGGATGGCTGAATGATAACCAGTGTGCCGAAACAGTATTAAGGAAACATTAACGCTCGCCCTCATCGTTAATGAGTAAGCTAAATCTTACATTAATCAGCTTCTGTAACATTACCGTGTGATCTGTCTCCTTGCAGGGATCGCTGCGCTAAGGCTATAAACATAAGCAGAGATGTTGACTGCTAACCTTTGCTGCTGGCTGACTTCGGAGAATGAGTAATGAATATTCGTCTGGCTGAATCGAGAGATGCATTTGCCCTCAGCGCTCTGTTAGCGGAACTGGGATATGCCGATACCGCGCCGTTCATTGAACGGCGTCTTGCCCAACTGATGGCGGATGATACAGAGAGGCTGTTAATGGCCGAGCAGGGTAATACGGTGCTGGGGTTCCTCTCGCTGCATTTTATCCCACAGCTGGCGCTGGCCGGAGATTTTGCGCGCATCAGCTACTTCTGCATTGCCGAAGGAGAGCGTAGCAAAGGGGCCGGGCAGCAGCTGTTGCAGCACGCTGAACGGCTGGCCGCCGAGCGCGGCTGTGACCGTATGGAAGTCCACTGTCACCAGCGCCGTGAAAAGGCCAATGCTTTTTATGCGCGCGAGGGTTATGAAGAGTCCCCGCGCTATCACATCAAAGATCTGACCTGATCGCCCCCGGCTCGCGACCGCTGGCGATCAGCAGCGCGTCGGCAACTTCGTCTACCAGATGTTCAGGCAGCATGGAGGTACTGACGCGCACAAACTGCCCGCTGCCGCTGCGGCAGCGCTCCCCTGGCAGCACGGCAATGCCCCTGGCGGCCAGGGTGATCATCGCAAACTGCTCCGACTGCACCGGCAGATAAATACTTAACCCATCCCGATCCGGCAGCGCCACGCCGCGCAGGTTCAGGGCGGAGAGCAGGCGCTGCCGCCGCTGACGATACACTTCACGCGCCTGCGCGATACTCTTTTGAACCCCCTCGTCAGCCAGCATCCATGCTACGCTCTGCTGCAGAATGCGGCTGGTCCAGCTGGCACCGAAGTTGCGCCATGACCGAATGCGCTTCACCAGCGCTTCCGGCCCCGAAAGCACGCCAAGCCGCAGATCGGGACCATACGCTTTAGAGAATGAACGCACGTGCAGCGTGCGCTCGGGGAAGAAACGCCCCAGGCTCCACAGCGGATGCGCTGACAGTGCGCCGATACCGTCATCTTCAACAATCCACGGCGTTGTGCCGCTCAGCACCGCTGCCAGCTCACTGCTGCGCGCTTCGCTGAGCGTATGGCCGGTGGCGGAGTGGGTGCGCGGCTGGTAAATAATGGCGACCGGGCGCTGGCGCAGCAGCAGGCTTAGCGGGCCGGGCAGCGGCCCCTGCTCATCGCAGGCCAGCGGCAGAACTTCCGCCCCGATATTATCCAGCATATCCAACAGGCGCGTGGCAGTCGGATCTTCGATCACCACTTTATCGCCGGGTGAAAACAGCGTCTGCATAATGCAGTTCATCGCATCATAGCCCCCGTCGGTTGCCAGAAAAGCTTCGGCGACAAAAGGCCAGTCGCCCTGCACGGCGGCCAGCAGGGCCGGGGCGATCGCCTCGCGCTGATAGCTGTTGAGATTGGGCGCCAGGATCCCCTGCTGTATGGCGCATCTGAGATCGGGAAGCAGGTCAGGGTCGGGGGAAGCCATCGCCAGATCGGCTTTGATCTGGCTGCCGTAGTGACCAATTTTTTCAAAGCGCACCGGGCGTGGCGTGACCTGATCGCCACATACCCACACCCCGCTACGGCCCTTACCGGCAATGACCTTATGGCGCTTTAACTCTCCCCATGCGGCGGAGACCGTCGCCGGACTGACGCCGAGCTTCTCTGCCAGATCGCGCACCGCCGGCAGCTGGGTGCCAATCGGGATCTCACCTTCGCGGATCAGCCGCGCAGTCGTCGCGGTGATCCCTTTCACTGAAGCCTCTTCAATGCGGGCACTCAACCAGTTCACATCCAGCAGCGTGGTCATAAGAAATCCATTTGTTCAGTAACAAAGAAAACATTGTACAGATAATATTATCGATCTAGTATCAAATTCAAGCAGGTATTGGTGTTTTTTTGAACGCGGCAGGGCTGCGCTAAACCGGAGAGATTGCACATGGTGACCATCAGGCTGGCGGTACGCGACTGGGACTATTTTACGCCGCTGGCGCTGGGGGATATTCGCCCTCAGGGATTTAAGCTGGAGGTGCATCGCGTTGCGACGCTGGTCGGCGATCTGGCAAACAGCGAGCAGTACGACGCGGCCGAAGTCTCTTTCAGTCGCTTTGCTCAGGCCCGTGCGCGCGGGGATTTCAGCCTGCTGGCGGTGCCCCATTTCCTGATGCGCGGTTTCCGCCAGCGCTGCATTATCACCACCGCTGACAGCCCGCTGACCTCCCTGGACCAGCTGAAAGGCAGGAAAATCGGTCTCACCGGCTGGCAGGATTCGGGCAACACCTGGACGCGCACGCTGCTGCGTGAAGCCGGAGTCGAAATCGATGACGCTTACTGGTTTGTCGGCCGCCTGACGGGTGACCATCCGATCGTCGATCGCCTGAATGGTTTTGGTCGCCCTGGCCGGATAGAGGCCGCGCCGGGAGAACACCCGCTGATCGACCTGCTGCGCGCCGGTGAGCTGGATGCGGTGTTTACGCCTTTTATGCCGGAGGGCTTTTTCCTGCCGGATTCCGGGTTACGTCAGCTACAAACCGACTTTCGCCAGGCCGAGCTGGAGTACTTTCAGCGCTGCGGTTATATCCCCGGCATTCATCTGCTGGCGCTGAAAGGCGGGCTGGAAGAGCGCCACCCGGGTATCGCCAGCGAACTCAGCGCCCTGATTGATGAATCTGCCCGCGTCTGGCAGCAGAAGCGCGAGAAGTATGCCGACACGACCCCGTGGCTGCTCGACGATTTGCGGCGCACCGCGCAGGATTTACCTGCCGGCTGGAATGCCAACGGCTTCCAGGCTAATAAGAAGATGATCAACGATTTCTGCCTGGAGCTGTTTGCTCAGGGGCTGACGGCTGAACGCCTGACTGCGCAAGCACTGTTTCCGGCAATGACCCCAGGAGCATAACGATGAAAGTGGCATTAGGACAGTTCGCGGTCAGCCGCGAGTGGCAGGAAAACGCCGATATCTGCATCGGTTTAATGGCTCAGGCGCAGCAGCAGGGGGCAAGTCTGCTGGTGCTGCCGGAAGGGGTGCTGGCGCGTGATATCACCGATCCGGATCTGGTACTGAAAGCCGCGCAGCCGCTCGACGGGCCGTTTCTCACTCAGATGCTGGCGGCAAGCCGGGAAAATACCCTGACCACCATGATGACGGTACACGTACCTACTCCAGACGGCCGTGCGCTGAACGTGCTGGTGGCGATGCGCAATGGCGAGATTATCGCCCGCTACGACAAGCTGCACCTGTACGACGCCTTTGCGATGCAGGAGTCGCGCAATGTGACCGCCGGTAACGAGGTGCCGCCGCTGGTGGAGGTTGACGGCATGAAGGTCGGGCTGATGACCTGTTATGACATCCGCTTCCCGGAGCTGGCGCGCCGCCTGGTGCTGGACGGTGCGGACCTGCTGGTGCTGCCTGCGGCCTGGGTAAAAGGCCCGCTGAAGGAGATGCATTGGGAAGTGCTGGTGACGGCGCGTGCGCTGGAAAATACCTGCTACGTGGTGGCGGTCGGCGAGTGTGGTCCACGTAATATTGGCAACAGTCTGGTGGTTGATCCGCTCGGCGTGGCGATTGCCAGGGCCGCAGAAGGCCCTGCGCTGGTGTTTGCTGACCTTGATCCACAGCGTATTCAGGATGTGCGCCGTGCCTTGCCCGTGCTGGCTAATCGCCGTTTTGCCCGCCCAGAACTTGACGCCGGGGAGGCGCAATGACCATGAATAAACACGCTATTGCACTGGCGCTGATGCTGACCACGCTGAGCGCGGCCAGCCACGCGGCTGAAGCTATTCCGGTGCAGAAGATGGACCCGGCGCTGCACGATCGCCTGCCGGACGCGGTGAAGAGCGCCGGAAAGATGACCTCGGTAAACAACGGCTCCTTCCCGCCGTATGAAATAGTGGAAGGCCCAACGTCGATGACCGGTGCTTCAGCCGACCTCACCGAAGCGCTGGCACAGCTGCTGGGGGTGAAAATTGAGCACGCCACCGTCAGCGGTCTGCCTGGCCTGCTGGCCGGAATAAAATCCGGCCGCTACCAGCTGGCAATCGGCCCGGTTGGCGACTATCCGGACCGTCAGCAGAAAAATGACTTTATCGATTTTGTACAGGAGTTCGTGGTGTTTGCCGTACAGAAAGGCAACCCGGCTCACATCAACGGGCTGGAAGATACCTGCGGAAAGCGCATTGCGGTGATGGCGGGCGGTTCAGCTGAGCAGGTGATCCGCAAGCAGTCGACCGTTTGTACCACCGCAGGCAAACCGGCGGTGACCGTGCAGTCGTTCACCGACCAGCCATCGTCGATTCTGGCGGTGCGCTCAAAACGTTCCGATGCGTTCTTCTCCTCTCAGGCGCCGCTGGTCTATTTTGTGCAGAAGGCGGAAGGGCAGCTGGAGTTGACCGGCACCGGCCAGAAAAATGGTTTTGGCGATATTTTCCAGGGCACCGTGGTGCCGAAAGACTCTCCGCTCGGGGAAGTGGTGCTTGACGCCTATAAAGTGCTGTTCGCCAACGGGACTTATGCAGCGATCATGAAAAAATGGCAGCTGAGCGGCAACATTATCAGCGCGCCGGGACGTAACCTTGCGCAGGGGGCAGCAAAATGACCCAGCCCGCCACGCAATCTTCAACCAGGGATCGGACAGACGCACAGCGACGCGATGTGGCCTCGGCTCTCAGCGCTCCCCGCTACGGACGACTGCTCGGCTGGCTGCTGGTGCTGGCGGTCGCGGTGAATTTTCTCTGGATAATCGCCACCAATCCTAATTTCGAGTGGAACGTGGTGTACCAGTGGTTTATGGAGGGGTCGGTGCTGACCGGGCTGAAAGTGACGCTCGGTCTGACCGTGGTCTCCATGCTGCTTGGCGTGGCGATTGGCCTGCTGCTGGCGGTGGCGCGCCTGTCCGATAATCGCCTGATGAGCGGCCTGGCCGGTCTGTACATCTGGTTCTTTCGCGGCACGCCGCTGCTGGTGCAGCTGATATTTTGGTACAACCTCTCGACGCTGTTTCCGCAGATCTCGCTGGCGGTGCCGTTTGGTGGGCCGATACTGGCGAGCTGGAATACCAACGATGTGATCACCCCGCTGACCGCGGCGATTGCCGGGCTGGCGTTAAACGAAGCCGCGTATATGGCGGAGATCATTCGTGCCGGGCTGCAGTCGGTGGATAACGGCCAGGTTGAGACCACCCAGGCCTTCGGCATGAGCCGGGCGCGGGCGCTGCGGCGCATCATTATTCCGCAGGCGATGCGCGCCATTATTCCACCGACCGGCAATCAGCTGATCAGCATGATTAAAGCGACGTCTCTGGTTAGCGTCATCGCGATGGGTGACCTGCTGTACTCGGTGCAGGCGGTATACAACCGCACCTTTGAAATTATCCCGATGCTGATGGTGGCGGTGATCTGGTATCTGCTGATCACCTCGGTGCTGAACGTCGGCCAGTCGGCGATTGAGCGCTACTACGCTCGCGGTACGCGCCGGGTGGTTGCCAGCAGTAAAAAGCACCCGCCAGCGATGGCAGTACGTCCCCTGGTCCAGAAGGAAGAACGATGAGCAGAGCTGAACCGCTGGTACGGGCGCGCAACGTACAAAAAAGTTACGGCGATAATCAGGTGCTGAAGGGGATCGACCTCGACGTGCTGCCGGGGGAAGTGGTGGTGATCCTCGGCCCTTCCGGCTCCGGTAAGTCGACCTTCCTGCGCTGCATTAATCATCTTGAAGAGCTTAACGCCGGCTCGATTATGATCGGCGAACAGCAGGTTGGCTTTGAGCTGAAAAAGGGGCTGCTGCATCGCCTGTCGCCAAAGCGTATTGCCCGCCAGCGCCAGGAGATCGGCATGGTGTTTCAGCAGTTCAATCTCTATCCGCATATGACGGTGCTGCAAAATATTATTGAAGCGCCGGTCGGTGTGCACAAGCGCCCGCGGGCAGAAGCGATGAGTGAGGCGCGTGAGCTGCTGGCGACCGTTGGCTTAAGCGATAAGGCCGATGCCTGGCCGCGCCATCTTTCAGGGGGGCAGCAGCAGCGCGT
This window harbors:
- a CDS encoding ABC transporter substrate-binding protein, with amino-acid sequence MNKHAIALALMLTTLSAASHAAEAIPVQKMDPALHDRLPDAVKSAGKMTSVNNGSFPPYEIVEGPTSMTGASADLTEALAQLLGVKIEHATVSGLPGLLAGIKSGRYQLAIGPVGDYPDRQQKNDFIDFVQEFVVFAVQKGNPAHINGLEDTCGKRIAVMAGGSAEQVIRKQSTVCTTAGKPAVTVQSFTDQPSSILAVRSKRSDAFFSSQAPLVYFVQKAEGQLELTGTGQKNGFGDIFQGTVVPKDSPLGEVVLDAYKVLFANGTYAAIMKKWQLSGNIISAPGRNLAQGAAK
- a CDS encoding deaminated glutathione amidase, yielding MKVALGQFAVSREWQENADICIGLMAQAQQQGASLLVLPEGVLARDITDPDLVLKAAQPLDGPFLTQMLAASRENTLTTMMTVHVPTPDGRALNVLVAMRNGEIIARYDKLHLYDAFAMQESRNVTAGNEVPPLVEVDGMKVGLMTCYDIRFPELARRLVLDGADLLVLPAAWVKGPLKEMHWEVLVTARALENTCYVVAVGECGPRNIGNSLVVDPLGVAIARAAEGPALVFADLDPQRIQDVRRALPVLANRRFARPELDAGEAQ
- a CDS encoding aminotransferase class I/II-fold pyridoxal phosphate-dependent enzyme; this translates as MTTLLDVNWLSARIEEASVKGITATTARLIREGEIPIGTQLPAVRDLAEKLGVSPATVSAAWGELKRHKVIAGKGRSGVWVCGDQVTPRPVRFEKIGHYGSQIKADLAMASPDPDLLPDLRCAIQQGILAPNLNSYQREAIAPALLAAVQGDWPFVAEAFLATDGGYDAMNCIMQTLFSPGDKVVIEDPTATRLLDMLDNIGAEVLPLACDEQGPLPGPLSLLLRQRPVAIIYQPRTHSATGHTLSEARSSELAAVLSGTTPWIVEDDGIGALSAHPLWSLGRFFPERTLHVRSFSKAYGPDLRLGVLSGPEALVKRIRSWRNFGASWTSRILQQSVAWMLADEGVQKSIAQAREVYRQRRQRLLSALNLRGVALPDRDGLSIYLPVQSEQFAMITLAARGIAVLPGERCRSGSGQFVRVSTSMLPEHLVDEVADALLIASGREPGAIRSDL
- a CDS encoding amino acid ABC transporter permease, giving the protein MTQPATQSSTRDRTDAQRRDVASALSAPRYGRLLGWLLVLAVAVNFLWIIATNPNFEWNVVYQWFMEGSVLTGLKVTLGLTVVSMLLGVAIGLLLAVARLSDNRLMSGLAGLYIWFFRGTPLLVQLIFWYNLSTLFPQISLAVPFGGPILASWNTNDVITPLTAAIAGLALNEAAYMAEIIRAGLQSVDNGQVETTQAFGMSRARALRRIIIPQAMRAIIPPTGNQLISMIKATSLVSVIAMGDLLYSVQAVYNRTFEIIPMLMVAVIWYLLITSVLNVGQSAIERYYARGTRRVVASSKKHPPAMAVRPLVQKEER
- a CDS encoding PhnD/SsuA/transferrin family substrate-binding protein; amino-acid sequence: MVTIRLAVRDWDYFTPLALGDIRPQGFKLEVHRVATLVGDLANSEQYDAAEVSFSRFAQARARGDFSLLAVPHFLMRGFRQRCIITTADSPLTSLDQLKGRKIGLTGWQDSGNTWTRTLLREAGVEIDDAYWFVGRLTGDHPIVDRLNGFGRPGRIEAAPGEHPLIDLLRAGELDAVFTPFMPEGFFLPDSGLRQLQTDFRQAELEYFQRCGYIPGIHLLALKGGLEERHPGIASELSALIDESARVWQQKREKYADTTPWLLDDLRRTAQDLPAGWNANGFQANKKMINDFCLELFAQGLTAERLTAQALFPAMTPGA
- a CDS encoding GNAT family N-acetyltransferase, translating into MNIRLAESRDAFALSALLAELGYADTAPFIERRLAQLMADDTERLLMAEQGNTVLGFLSLHFIPQLALAGDFARISYFCIAEGERSKGAGQQLLQHAERLAAERGCDRMEVHCHQRREKANAFYAREGYEESPRYHIKDLT
- a CDS encoding amino acid ABC transporter ATP-binding protein; protein product: MSRAEPLVRARNVQKSYGDNQVLKGIDLDVLPGEVVVILGPSGSGKSTFLRCINHLEELNAGSIMIGEQQVGFELKKGLLHRLSPKRIARQRQEIGMVFQQFNLYPHMTVLQNIIEAPVGVHKRPRAEAMSEARELLATVGLSDKADAWPRHLSGGQQQRVAIARALAIKPKLILFDEPTSALDPELVGEVLATMRTLADGGLTMVVVTHEIGFAREAADRVVFMDGGHVVEQGPPEAVLVNPQHPRTQAFLSRFI
- the pagP gene encoding lipid IV(A) palmitoyltransferase PagP, whose product is MKIKTIISLSALVAGVGLQAAQAATLVDGISDTWQAFSDNVSETWNDPQTVDLYVPAITWHNRWTYDKEKTDKYNERPWGAGGGISHYDEKGNWNGIYLMAFKDSFNKWEPIGGYGWEKTWRPLNDRDFHLGLGYTAGVTMRDNWNYIPIPLVLPLASVGYGPATFQMTYIPGTYNNGNVYFAWLRWQF
- a CDS encoding MtnX-like HAD-IB family phosphatase → MTLPEIIPPGSHASWTVFCDFDGTISGQDVTDTLMAQFGMPGWQQLEERWVQGEIGSLACLSGQVALLDASRQQLESCLDNIELDPHFAAFARWSRLNHVPLYIVSDGLDYAIAYLLRRERISGVPIFANRLQQIAQRRWRLSSPYSDTLCSQASGTCKCALVRRLSRQHLLTIGDGRSDFCVAAKASHVLAKSSLIAECQRAALPFTPFHDFSEAQTYLEALLTRPQASS
- the cspE gene encoding transcription antiterminator/RNA stability regulator CspE, with the protein product MSKIKGSVKWFNESKGFGFITPEDGSKDVFVHFSAIQSNGFKTLAEGQRVEFEITNGAKGPSAANVAAI
- a CDS encoding alpha/beta hydrolase, giving the protein MKYDYWLTGGSQGVLLIHGLTGTPTEMRGAARAFNRAGFTVYALQLSGHCGTVEDLVATRWQDWYQSVIDGADRLRQQVSTLFVAGLSMGALLALKYASDYPSRVDGVLVYAVTFRGDGWSVPALKRIIGPWLLQLAARLKIGSCRCVDEQPPYGIRNERLRKKIAAKMLSGNSAAAGLRGTPWASLNEMIVLSRTVRLRLHCTTSPCLILHASEDDISHRRNAELVRDSVSGPAELVLLANSYHMITIDNDRHELFQRSIAFINHFSSPDGTPRPAVDADRLLQ